Proteins co-encoded in one Halorussus lipolyticus genomic window:
- a CDS encoding SHOCT domain-containing protein, protein MGLADDPKVKLLASGFALSLFALVGLVGFGLVAGLSTLAGPPAGASLVFAVLSAVAPYLVASALVGMLSLFLLVGLVVTAVRSASVPRSNRLARLARLVERYSSEARELRLSERLEPTTEDRIDQLKREYVEGDITELEYERRLQDLMADDSMSDQRVRREYERTDRNSREREFEW, encoded by the coding sequence ATGGGACTCGCAGACGACCCGAAGGTCAAACTCCTCGCCAGCGGATTCGCGCTCTCGCTGTTCGCGCTCGTCGGTCTCGTCGGGTTCGGCCTCGTCGCTGGCCTCTCGACGCTCGCTGGGCCGCCTGCGGGGGCCTCGCTGGTCTTCGCCGTCCTGAGCGCCGTCGCGCCGTATCTGGTCGCGTCGGCGCTGGTCGGGATGCTCTCGCTGTTCCTGCTGGTCGGCCTCGTCGTCACGGCGGTCCGGAGCGCCTCGGTCCCCCGGAGTAATCGCCTCGCGCGCTTGGCCCGGTTGGTGGAGCGGTACTCGTCCGAAGCGCGGGAACTCCGACTGTCCGAGCGCCTCGAACCCACGACCGAGGACCGCATCGACCAGTTGAAACGGGAGTACGTCGAGGGCGACATCACCGAGCTGGAGTACGAACGCCGCTTGCAAGACCTGATGGCCGACGACAGCATGAGCGACCAGCGGGTCCGGCGCGAGTACGAGCGGACCGACCGGAACAGTCGGGAACGCGAGTTCGAGTGGTGA
- the purB gene encoding adenylosuccinate lyase — MNSLYAVSPLDGRYAGRTEPLREYASEAALIRARVQVEVEYLISLADLDVTPLELDAGDREELRSLYETFDEEDAEIVKRIETEGYGDYSATNHDVKAVEYFVREGLPEDLDGSASWIHFALTSEDVNNLAYRLLVKGAVEEVLLPELQSIREGLSDLAREYRDVPMLARTHGQPATPTTFGKEMAVFASRLGRSIGRVKSARDGLQGKLAGASGTYAAHVAAYPDVDWRAFSREFVEGLGLEQAPLTTQVNPCDDLAELFDALRGANNVLLDLDRDAWRYVSDRYLGQEAAEGETGSSTMPHKVNPIDFENSEGNLSKANSDLVFLGDYVTESRLQRDLSDSTVKRNIGSAFAYCLLGYVKLQAGLGKVVPNEQVMREELEETPEIIGEAVQTILRREGHDDAYERVKDLTRGQRVTLDDFRDLFADLDVDEATREELLDLTPAGYTGIAGEMVSSLDEAE, encoded by the coding sequence ATGAACTCCCTCTATGCGGTGTCGCCGCTCGACGGTCGGTACGCGGGTCGGACCGAACCCCTGCGAGAGTACGCCAGCGAGGCCGCCCTGATTCGGGCGCGGGTGCAGGTCGAAGTGGAGTATCTGATTTCGCTGGCCGACCTTGACGTGACGCCCCTCGAACTGGATGCGGGCGACCGCGAGGAGCTACGGTCCCTCTACGAAACCTTCGACGAGGAGGACGCCGAGATAGTCAAACGAATCGAAACCGAGGGCTACGGCGACTACTCGGCGACCAACCACGACGTGAAGGCGGTCGAGTACTTCGTCCGCGAGGGGCTTCCCGAGGACTTGGACGGGTCTGCCTCGTGGATTCACTTCGCGCTGACCAGCGAGGACGTGAACAACCTCGCGTACCGCCTGCTGGTGAAAGGCGCAGTCGAGGAGGTCCTGCTCCCCGAACTCCAGTCGATTCGGGAGGGCCTCTCGGACCTCGCCCGCGAGTACCGGGACGTGCCAATGCTCGCCCGGACCCACGGCCAGCCAGCGACCCCGACCACCTTCGGCAAGGAGATGGCCGTCTTCGCCTCCCGACTCGGACGCTCGATTGGTCGCGTGAAATCGGCCCGCGACGGATTGCAGGGCAAGCTTGCGGGGGCCTCCGGTACCTACGCGGCCCACGTCGCGGCCTACCCCGACGTGGACTGGCGAGCCTTCTCGCGGGAGTTCGTGGAAGGGTTGGGGCTGGAGCAAGCGCCCCTGACCACGCAGGTCAACCCCTGCGACGACCTCGCGGAACTGTTCGACGCGCTCCGGGGCGCGAACAACGTCCTACTGGATTTGGACCGCGACGCGTGGCGCTACGTCAGCGACCGGTATCTGGGACAGGAGGCCGCCGAGGGCGAAACCGGGTCCTCGACCATGCCCCACAAGGTCAACCCCATCGACTTCGAGAACAGCGAGGGCAACCTCTCGAAGGCCAACTCGGACTTGGTGTTCTTGGGCGATTACGTGACCGAATCTCGGCTTCAGCGCGACCTCTCGGACTCGACGGTCAAGCGAAACATCGGGTCCGCGTTCGCCTACTGCCTGCTCGGTTACGTCAAACTGCAGGCCGGTCTCGGCAAGGTCGTGCCGAACGAGCAGGTCATGCGCGAGGAGTTGGAGGAGACCCCCGAAATCATCGGCGAGGCGGTCCAGACCATCCTCCGGCGCGAGGGCCACGACGACGCCTACGAGCGAGTCAAGGACCTGACCCGCGGCCAGCGCGTGACCTTGGACGACTTCCGGGACCTGTTCGCGGACCTCGACGTGGACGAGGCCACCCGCGAGGAGTTGCTGGACCTCACGCCCGCCGGGTACACCGGCATCGCGGGCGAGATGGTGTCCTCGCTGGACGAGGCGGAGTAA
- a CDS encoding transcriptional regulator, with protein MSDDGEATQESQKLRIESAPWESFKKRALESAREFDREEEGGPRVLSFQDPEQIQRLLTPRRLELLRSVMEDPPESIRQLADRLDRNVSDVHDDVTLLEEYEIVVLEQNGRAKRPVVPYDEIEIAVTLSLPNESGSNERSPAAP; from the coding sequence ATGTCAGACGACGGCGAAGCGACCCAAGAAAGCCAAAAACTCCGAATCGAATCGGCCCCGTGGGAGTCGTTCAAGAAGCGCGCACTCGAATCCGCTCGGGAGTTCGACCGCGAGGAGGAAGGCGGTCCTCGCGTGCTGAGCTTCCAAGACCCAGAGCAGATTCAGCGCCTCTTGACCCCGCGGCGTCTCGAACTACTCCGGTCGGTGATGGAGGACCCACCGGAGAGCATCCGACAGCTAGCCGACCGCCTCGACCGAAACGTCAGCGACGTTCACGACGACGTGACGCTACTGGAGGAGTACGAAATCGTCGTCCTCGAACAGAACGGCCGCGCCAAGCGACCGGTCGTGCCCTACGACGAAATCGAAATCGCGGTCACGCTGTCGCTACCGAACGAAAGCGGTTCGAACGAACGCAGTCCCGCCGCACCGTGA
- a CDS encoding helix-turn-helix transcriptional regulator: protein MPDSQGFPDSNSMFTCLIEYADLVEALRDGPRRKQALVDRLGVSPETVYRRTRDLRDAGLLERTQSGYALTNLGRLYAREYDSVQTFARRLHEARDLLEHFATDELPPRAVFRNADITTVEQYAPDRPSRWVERAIRRTRRFRGLLPVLPRRLADALGASRSSETRTDVILDADVADHYRADTDFAETFDRESAGLYLTDEQIPYGILLVDCENGDDTTLALTVYDEQGVLRGVVVNDDRSAVSWGERRYERYRAEATPAGS, encoded by the coding sequence ATGCCGGACTCACAAGGCTTCCCCGATTCCAATTCGATGTTCACCTGTCTAATCGAATACGCCGACCTCGTCGAAGCCCTCCGGGACGGTCCTCGCCGCAAACAGGCGCTCGTGGACCGACTGGGCGTCTCGCCCGAGACGGTCTACCGGCGGACCCGCGACCTCAGAGACGCCGGTCTCCTCGAACGCACTCAATCGGGGTACGCGCTGACCAACCTCGGTCGCCTCTACGCCCGAGAGTACGATTCGGTCCAGACCTTCGCTCGGCGACTCCACGAGGCACGAGACCTGCTGGAACACTTCGCCACCGACGAACTCCCGCCCCGTGCGGTATTTCGGAACGCCGACATCACGACGGTCGAGCAGTACGCACCCGACCGACCGTCCCGATGGGTCGAACGTGCGATACGCCGCACCCGCCGGTTCCGAGGCCTGCTCCCGGTACTTCCCCGGCGTCTCGCCGACGCACTCGGGGCGTCTCGGAGCAGTGAGACCCGAACTGACGTGATACTCGACGCGGACGTCGCCGACCACTATCGAGCGGACACCGACTTCGCCGAAACCTTCGACCGCGAGTCCGCCGGCCTCTACCTGACCGACGAGCAGATTCCCTACGGTATCTTGCTCGTGGATTGCGAGAACGGCGACGACACCACGCTCGCGCTGACCGTCTACGACGAGCAGGGGGTCCTCCGGGGCGTCGTCGTCAACGACGACCGTTCGGCGGTCTCGTGGGGCGAACGCCGCTACGAGCGCTATCGCGCCGAGGCCACGCCGGCCGGTAGCTAA
- the folP gene encoding dihydropteroate synthase yields MDYHEAANFLFDLRRFRPKPGTESTADLLAHLGNPHEEVDFVQVAGSNGKGSTARMAERALREAGLDVGLYTSPHFDDVRERVQVNGRKIPKTALAEYVESVREYVNDRAADGEAPTFFEVVTGLALWHFGCEDVDVALLEVGIGGKYDATSVVNPVASAVTSVTLEHTGIIGETIAEIATDKAHVAPEDAPLVTATTGEALDAVTEQAGAVVRVGEDDDADVQVEYGGRTNHTEAAVSLSGPDWEVETAIPLLGEFQARNAGVAAALARQVSDVTDEQLARGLRKADWPGRFEVMGRDPVVVLDGAHNPGACEALADTLAEFEDEISDLHLVFGAMHDKDLRGMAEALPTPDRVVACQPNLDRAEDEEVVARAFEESGANEVLTRNAVEGALENALDAAESDDLVVVTGSLYAVAEARTRWTRAEIPKRIRNLDDAREALEGADVTSPGVWRMRGKAVHRVLKTRVQVRQARYLKEEMLSLGGECAVSGTNEQDDENVDVVLMGTLAQFKRLAGKLDGQPYGLSVFADDVREALGIQTDPDRRGYPWEDGTAVMGILNVTPDSFHDGGRYEAVEDAISRAEEMAQAGADIIDVGGESTRPGADEISVEDEIDRVVPVIEEISDLDLLVSIDTRKAPVAEAALEAGADILNDVSGLEDPEMRFVAAEYDAPIVVMHSIDAPVVPDRDVHYDDVVEDVIDELEERVLLAEKAGLDREQIIVDPGLGFGKSSAESFELLGRTDEFHALECPVLVGHSHKSMFGLLGEDDDRTAATVAGTAIAAERGADIVRVHDVAENVAAVNAVEAADTPERFEE; encoded by the coding sequence ATGGACTACCACGAGGCGGCGAACTTTCTGTTCGACCTGCGGCGGTTCCGCCCCAAACCGGGGACGGAATCGACCGCGGACCTGCTCGCCCACCTCGGAAACCCTCACGAGGAGGTCGATTTCGTGCAGGTGGCGGGGTCGAACGGGAAGGGTTCGACGGCCCGGATGGCCGAGCGCGCCCTGCGAGAGGCCGGCCTCGATGTCGGACTCTACACTTCCCCGCACTTCGACGACGTTCGGGAGCGCGTGCAGGTGAACGGCCGGAAGATTCCAAAGACCGCCCTCGCCGAGTACGTCGAGTCGGTCCGCGAGTACGTCAACGACCGCGCGGCGGACGGCGAGGCCCCCACCTTCTTCGAGGTCGTGACCGGACTGGCGCTCTGGCACTTCGGCTGTGAGGACGTGGACGTGGCGCTCCTCGAGGTCGGCATCGGCGGCAAGTACGACGCCACGAGCGTCGTGAATCCGGTCGCCAGCGCAGTCACCAGCGTCACGCTCGAACACACCGGCATCATCGGCGAGACCATCGCGGAAATCGCCACCGACAAGGCCCACGTCGCGCCGGAGGACGCACCCCTCGTCACCGCGACGACCGGCGAGGCGCTGGACGCCGTGACGGAGCAGGCCGGAGCGGTCGTCCGAGTCGGCGAGGACGACGACGCCGACGTGCAGGTCGAGTACGGCGGGCGAACCAACCACACCGAGGCCGCCGTCTCCCTCTCCGGGCCGGACTGGGAGGTCGAGACGGCGATTCCGCTCCTCGGCGAGTTTCAGGCCCGGAACGCTGGCGTGGCGGCCGCGCTGGCCCGGCAGGTCAGCGACGTGACCGACGAGCAACTGGCCCGAGGCCTCCGGAAGGCCGACTGGCCCGGCCGATTCGAGGTGATGGGCCGAGACCCCGTCGTGGTTCTCGACGGGGCGCACAACCCCGGCGCGTGCGAGGCCCTCGCCGACACCCTCGCGGAGTTCGAGGACGAGATTTCGGACCTCCACCTCGTCTTCGGCGCGATGCACGACAAGGACCTCCGCGGCATGGCCGAGGCCCTGCCGACGCCCGACCGAGTTGTCGCCTGCCAACCGAACCTCGACCGGGCCGAGGACGAGGAGGTCGTCGCCCGCGCCTTCGAGGAGTCCGGAGCGAACGAGGTCCTGACCCGGAACGCGGTCGAAGGCGCGCTCGAAAACGCACTCGACGCCGCCGAATCTGACGACCTCGTGGTGGTCACGGGCTCGCTCTACGCCGTCGCCGAGGCCCGGACCCGGTGGACCCGCGCCGAGATTCCCAAGCGCATCCGAAATCTGGACGACGCCCGCGAGGCCTTGGAGGGTGCCGACGTGACGAGTCCCGGCGTCTGGCGGATGCGCGGCAAGGCGGTCCACCGCGTCCTGAAGACCCGCGTGCAGGTCCGACAGGCCCGCTACCTCAAAGAGGAGATGCTGAGCCTCGGCGGGGAGTGTGCGGTCTCGGGCACCAACGAGCAGGACGACGAGAACGTGGACGTGGTGCTGATGGGCACGCTGGCCCAGTTCAAGCGCCTCGCCGGGAAACTCGACGGCCAACCCTACGGTCTCTCGGTGTTCGCCGACGACGTGCGCGAGGCGCTGGGCATCCAGACCGACCCCGACCGCCGTGGCTACCCGTGGGAGGACGGCACCGCGGTCATGGGCATCCTGAACGTCACGCCAGACTCCTTCCACGACGGCGGCCGGTACGAGGCCGTCGAGGACGCAATCTCGCGCGCCGAGGAGATGGCCCAAGCAGGCGCGGACATCATCGACGTTGGCGGCGAGTCCACTCGCCCCGGCGCGGACGAGATTTCGGTCGAGGACGAAATCGACCGCGTGGTGCCCGTCATCGAGGAGATTTCGGACCTCGACCTGCTAGTCTCCATCGACACCCGGAAGGCCCCGGTCGCAGAGGCCGCCCTCGAAGCGGGCGCGGACATTCTTAACGACGTGTCGGGCCTCGAAGACCCCGAGATGCGCTTCGTCGCGGCCGAGTACGACGCGCCCATCGTCGTGATGCACAGCATCGACGCCCCGGTGGTTCCGGACCGGGACGTTCACTACGACGACGTGGTGGAGGACGTAATCGACGAACTGGAGGAGCGCGTCCTGCTGGCCGAGAAGGCCGGACTCGACCGCGAGCAAATCATCGTGGACCCCGGCCTCGGGTTCGGCAAGTCGAGCGCCGAGAGCTTCGAACTACTGGGCCGGACCGACGAGTTCCACGCGCTGGAGTGTCCCGTACTGGTCGGGCATTCGCACAAGTCGATGTTCGGCCTCCTCGGCGAGGACGACGACAGAACCGCGGCGACAGTCGCCGGGACCGCGATTGCGGCCGAACGTGGGGCCGACATCGTTCGAGTCCACGACGTTGCGGAGAACGTCGCGGCGGTGAACGCGGTGGAAGCGGCGGACACTCCCGAGCGGTTCGAAGAATAG
- the dapF gene encoding diaminopimelate epimerase has protein sequence MSIEFEKYHGTGNDFVVVDANEYVPDRGAFARTVCDRRDGVSVGGAAGDQSESVGADGTLFLALEPQFSPPRVVMTLVQPDGSTAEMCGNGARCAAKWAGEETGADTIMLDTQAGTRRAELREGEVTIEMGHPSFSPCDVPLADDRDDSLLEETVAGLEVTAVNTGVPHAVAFVEDVNEVDLEAVAPEVRHAEAFPEGANVTFASPRSDGGFDQRTYERGVEGETQSCGTGAVAIGVTARRLGKTTAEEIPVFPPGGRLDVGFRDGRATLTGPVEREFEGEVTSTPDPRHVSEA, from the coding sequence ATGAGCATCGAATTCGAGAAGTACCACGGCACCGGCAACGATTTCGTAGTAGTAGACGCAAACGAGTACGTCCCCGACCGGGGCGCGTTCGCCAGAACAGTGTGCGACCGACGTGACGGCGTGAGCGTCGGCGGCGCGGCGGGCGACCAGAGCGAGTCCGTCGGCGCAGACGGAACACTCTTTCTGGCGCTCGAACCACAGTTCTCGCCGCCCCGAGTGGTGATGACGCTGGTCCAACCAGACGGTTCGACCGCAGAGATGTGTGGCAACGGCGCGAGATGCGCCGCCAAGTGGGCTGGCGAGGAGACCGGCGCGGACACCATCATGCTCGACACGCAGGCCGGGACCCGGCGGGCCGAACTCCGCGAGGGCGAGGTCACTATCGAGATGGGGCATCCCTCGTTTTCGCCGTGCGACGTACCGCTCGCAGACGACCGCGACGACTCCCTGCTGGAGGAGACCGTCGCGGGCCTCGAAGTGACCGCGGTGAATACGGGCGTCCCCCACGCCGTCGCCTTCGTCGAGGACGTGAACGAGGTGGACCTCGAAGCGGTCGCGCCCGAAGTCCGCCACGCTGAGGCCTTCCCGGAGGGTGCGAACGTCACGTTCGCGTCACCCCGGTCGGACGGCGGGTTCGACCAGCGAACCTACGAGCGCGGCGTCGAGGGCGAGACCCAATCGTGTGGCACCGGCGCGGTCGCAATCGGCGTCACGGCGCGACGACTCGGCAAGACCACCGCCGAGGAGATTCCGGTGTTCCCGCCGGGAGGACGCCTCGATGTCGGATTCCGGGACGGGCGGGCGACCCTGACCGGTCCGGTCGAACGCGAGTTCGAGGGCGAAGTGACCTCGACGCCGGACCCTCGGCACGTGAGCGAGGCATGA
- the purN gene encoding phosphoribosylglycinamide formyltransferase: protein MTRIAGLASNRGRNLMHLADRTPGGAELGVVLTNDADAPVLEKAQKRGIPTEVVELDEDESRRDHEQRVVSALADYDFDLVCLDGYMRILSDTFLGEMPPTLNVHPALLPAFPGMDVHEQVLDAGVKTTGCTVHVVTDATDDEGEVVEAEVDAGPIVTQEPIPVYEDDDEADLKERVLYEGEFKAYPRAVKWFAEETLEIAADRSEVRVEADEGGEFPARTVESSDRTADLRYGENPHQDAALYGDATCEEASVVDAPQRNEGAKGMGYNNYNDADAALNLVKEFDRPSAAVIKHTNPAGCASADTLAEAYDRALSTDPKSAFGGIVALNRECDEDTAEQVIDSFKEVVVAPGYTDSALDTLFEKDNLRVLDVGDEEDFGEISETTTEKDLVGGRLVQERDLQAPTRDELEVVTEREPTDDQLDSLLFAWQTIKHVKSNAILFADGTETVGVGAGQVSRVDAVEIAKMKAEKDAEGKSAEGAVMASDAFFPFPDAIEAAAEAGIEAVIQPGGSVNDDDVIEAADEHDMAMVFTGSRCFRHD from the coding sequence ATGACCCGAATCGCTGGACTCGCCAGCAACCGCGGACGAAACCTGATGCACCTCGCCGACCGGACCCCCGGCGGCGCAGAACTCGGTGTCGTCCTGACCAACGATGCCGACGCGCCAGTGCTTGAGAAGGCCCAGAAGCGCGGAATTCCCACCGAAGTCGTGGAGCTCGACGAGGACGAGTCCCGGCGCGACCACGAACAGCGCGTAGTGTCGGCCCTCGCCGACTACGACTTCGACCTCGTGTGTCTCGACGGCTACATGCGCATCCTCTCGGATACCTTCCTCGGCGAGATGCCGCCGACCCTGAACGTCCACCCGGCGCTCCTGCCAGCCTTCCCCGGCATGGACGTTCACGAGCAGGTCCTCGACGCGGGCGTCAAAACCACTGGGTGTACGGTCCACGTCGTGACGGACGCGACGGACGACGAGGGCGAAGTCGTGGAAGCCGAGGTTGATGCCGGCCCCATCGTCACCCAAGAGCCGATTCCGGTCTACGAGGACGACGACGAGGCCGATTTGAAAGAGCGGGTCCTCTACGAAGGCGAGTTCAAAGCCTACCCCCGCGCCGTGAAGTGGTTCGCCGAGGAGACCCTCGAAATCGCCGCCGACCGGTCCGAGGTCCGCGTCGAGGCCGACGAGGGCGGCGAATTCCCTGCCCGGACGGTCGAGAGTTCGGACCGGACTGCCGACCTGCGGTACGGCGAGAACCCCCATCAGGACGCCGCGCTCTACGGGGACGCGACCTGCGAGGAGGCCAGCGTCGTGGACGCCCCGCAACGCAACGAGGGCGCGAAGGGGATGGGGTACAACAACTACAACGACGCCGACGCCGCGCTCAACCTCGTCAAGGAGTTCGACCGGCCGTCTGCGGCGGTCATCAAGCACACCAACCCCGCCGGTTGCGCTTCCGCGGATACCCTCGCCGAGGCCTACGACCGGGCGCTCTCGACCGACCCCAAGAGCGCGTTCGGCGGCATCGTGGCCCTCAACCGGGAGTGCGACGAGGACACCGCCGAGCAGGTCATCGACTCGTTCAAGGAGGTCGTCGTCGCGCCGGGCTACACCGATTCCGCCCTCGACACGCTGTTCGAGAAGGACAACCTGCGAGTGCTGGACGTTGGCGACGAGGAGGACTTCGGCGAGATTTCCGAGACCACGACCGAGAAGGACCTCGTTGGCGGCCGACTCGTCCAAGAGCGCGACCTACAGGCCCCGACTCGCGACGAGTTGGAGGTCGTGACCGAGCGAGAACCGACCGACGACCAACTCGACTCCCTGCTGTTCGCGTGGCAGACCATCAAGCACGTCAAGTCCAACGCCATCCTGTTCGCCGACGGCACCGAGACAGTCGGGGTCGGCGCGGGGCAGGTCTCCCGCGTCGATGCGGTCGAGATTGCGAAGATGAAGGCCGAGAAAGACGCCGAGGGCAAGTCTGCCGAGGGTGCGGTCATGGCCTCGGACGCCTTCTTCCCCTTCCCGGACGCCATCGAGGCCGCCGCCGAGGCGGGCATCGAGGCGGTCATCCAGCCGGGCGGCTCGGTCAACGACGACGACGTAATCGAGGCCGCCGACGAACACGACATGGCGATGGTCTTTACTGGGAGTCGGTGCTTTAGACACGACTGA
- a CDS encoding M20 family metallopeptidase, with translation MSFDPIDFLERAVQTPSHEEVGKMRDLLVETLESADTGAEDAEISVEVDDAGNTIAVRDSGRVGPHVVLNTHIDTVPPHVPFERDDESGTIRGRGSCDAKGPLSAMLAAFLGTSPERGRVTLAVTPDEETDSTGAADLELTPDPDAVIVGEPTELDVCNAGKGRFQATVTVRGANAHAAEPESGVNAVRAVGDLLAALDSFDDREDRPDESDLLGDSTLVPTTIEGGTATNQVPAECSFVVDRRSIPPETAEGFRDALESHLRDHAPEGVGVEVTLAERETPFLAAFETPADSAVVRELRDASGGAIRPFGAATEASYFAEEAPTVVFGPGALADDEGAVAHAPREYVRIAEVESAADALEETLAALCD, from the coding sequence ATGAGTTTCGACCCCATCGATTTCCTCGAACGCGCGGTCCAGACGCCCTCCCACGAGGAGGTCGGCAAGATGCGCGACCTGCTGGTAGAGACGCTGGAAAGCGCAGATACCGGGGCTGAAGACGCCGAAATCTCGGTCGAGGTGGACGACGCCGGGAACACCATCGCCGTCAGGGATTCGGGCCGGGTGGGACCCCACGTCGTGCTGAACACTCACATCGATACGGTGCCGCCCCACGTTCCCTTCGAGCGCGACGACGAATCTGGCACGATTCGCGGCCGGGGGTCCTGCGACGCCAAGGGACCGCTTTCGGCCATGCTGGCGGCCTTTCTGGGCACTTCGCCGGAACGGGGCCGGGTCACGCTGGCGGTCACGCCCGACGAGGAGACCGACTCGACCGGCGCGGCGGACCTCGAACTGACCCCCGACCCCGACGCCGTAATCGTGGGCGAACCCACCGAACTCGACGTGTGCAATGCTGGCAAGGGGCGGTTTCAGGCGACCGTCACGGTCCGGGGTGCGAACGCCCACGCCGCCGAACCCGAATCGGGAGTTAACGCGGTCCGCGCTGTCGGGGACCTCTTGGCGGCGCTCGACTCCTTCGACGACCGCGAGGACCGCCCGGACGAGAGCGACTTGCTGGGCGACTCGACGCTGGTCCCGACCACCATCGAGGGCGGCACCGCGACGAATCAGGTGCCCGCCGAATGCTCGTTCGTGGTGGACCGGCGGTCGATTCCACCCGAGACCGCAGAGGGGTTCCGGGACGCGCTGGAGTCGCACCTTCGGGACCACGCCCCGGAGGGTGTCGGCGTCGAAGTGACGCTGGCCGAGCGCGAGACGCCGTTTCTGGCCGCGTTCGAGACGCCCGCCGACTCGGCGGTGGTCCGGGAACTCCGAGACGCCAGCGGCGGGGCAATCCGGCCCTTCGGTGCCGCAACCGAGGCGTCGTACTTCGCCGAGGAGGCCCCGACGGTCGTGTTCGGACCGGGCGCACTGGCCGACGACGAGGGCGCAGTTGCGCACGCTCCTCGGGAGTACGTCCGGATTGCAGAGGTCGAGTCTGCCGCCGACGCGCTCGAAGAGACGCTGGCGGCGCTCTGTGACTGA
- a CDS encoding toxin-antitoxin system TumE family protein, whose amino-acid sequence MNLENNPRFEFRDGSFVEVSVTRVPESEIHDLGIKYSFQFVNPDGTPVLRYDNAHGIHERHEGDGDGVPIEYEGNVEAHLERFFDEVEDLRR is encoded by the coding sequence GTGAATTTGGAAAACAACCCACGCTTCGAGTTTCGTGACGGTAGTTTCGTCGAAGTCAGCGTAACCCGCGTTCCAGAAAGCGAAATTCATGACCTGGGAATCAAGTACTCGTTTCAGTTCGTCAACCCGGACGGGACGCCCGTCCTGCGGTACGACAACGCTCACGGCATCCACGAGCGCCACGAGGGCGACGGGGATGGGGTGCCAATCGAGTACGAGGGAAACGTGGAAGCACATCTGGAGCGGTTCTTCGATGAAGTCGAGGACTTGCGTAGGTAG